In Brachypodium distachyon strain Bd21 chromosome 2, Brachypodium_distachyon_v3.0, whole genome shotgun sequence, one genomic interval encodes:
- the LOC100844664 gene encoding photosynthetic NDH subunit of subcomplex B 3, chloroplastic — protein sequence MAATSSATTTAALFFSVLPQPPTATRTRTTCHRRRHTAATRVRCSSASPDLSPAAPSPAPPKPQIELEFLGPKAGADGSYPVDRAAAASGEKLLRDVMLENKLELYAAYGKLMNCGGGGSCGTCIVEIIDGKELLSERTAAENRYLKKKPDSWRLTCQTIVGNKENSGKVVVQRLPQWKK from the exons ATGGCGGCCACGAGCTCCGCGACCACGACCGCGGcgctcttcttctccgtcctGCCCCAGCCGCCCACCGCCACCCGGACCCGGACCACCTGCCACCGCAGGCGGCACACGGCGGCCACCCGCGTCAGATGCTCCAGCGCCTCTCCCGACCTGTCGCCGGCCGCtccctcgcccgcgccgcccaaGCCCCAAATCGAGCTCGAGTTCCTCGGG CCCAAGGCGGGCGCCGATGGGTCGTACCCGGTGgaccgggcggcggcggccagcggcgAGAAGCTCCTCCGGGACGTCATGCTGGAGAACAAGCTCGAGCTCTACGCCGCATAC GGGAAGCTGATgaactgcggcggcgggggcagctGCGGCACTTGCATCGTCGAG ATAATTGATGGAAAGGAGCTCCTGAGTGAAAGGACGGCCGCTGAGAATCGTTACCTGAAGAAG AAACCGGACTCATGGAGGCTCACTTGCCAGACTATCGtaggaaacaaagaaaattctGGCAAG GTCGTCGTCCAACGGCTGCCCCAGTGGAAGAAATAA
- the LOC100832862 gene encoding serine/threonine protein phosphatase 2A 57 kDa regulatory subunit B' kappa isoform — protein sequence MWKQFLSKLPRKSSGSGRDDFDSGQCSNGNGSSIQRTSSCGSIPAGRSTSTIKRMSSAVFPSSVVAGIEPLVSFKDVPNSEKQNLFVSKLNLCCAVFDFSDPSKSSAEKDIKRQTLLDLVDFVDSSSSRFSEAVIAACSRMFAVNLFRVFPPNYRSGSGGGEGDEDEPMFDPAWCHLQLVYELLLKFIGSNSLDAKIGKKYFDHSFIVRLLNLLDSEDPRERDCLKTILHRIYGKFMVHRPFIRKAVSNIFYHFVFETQRHNGIAELLEVFGSVISGFALPLKEEHKIFLWRVLIPLHKPKSVGVYLQQLTYCVTQFLEKDPKLAGSIIIGLLRYWPITNSQKEVMFLSEIEEILEATSMVEFQKCMVPLFRRIAHCVNSSHFQVAERALFMWNNDHIISLVAQNRLVIMPIIVPALEQNSQNHWNQAVLNLTANVMKMFSEMDEELFSACLTKCKEEDDNQASLEEKRRLTWEKLESAAALQPVTGHTAVLVGRQPSANLIATLI from the exons ATGTGGAAGCAGTTCCTCAGCAAGCTGCCCCGGAAGTCCTCGGGCTCCGGGAGGGACGACTTCGACTCGGGCCAGTGCAGCAACGGGAATGGGAGCTCGATACAGCGCACGAGCAGCTGCGGCAGcatcccggccggccggtctaCTTCCACCATCAAGCGCATGTCGTCCGCCGTCTTCCCCTCGAGCGTCGTGGCGGGCATCGAGCCTCTGGTTTCCTTCAAGGACGTCCCCAACTCGGAGAAGCAGAACCTGTTTGTCAGCAAGCTGAACCTGTGCTGCGCCGTCTTTGATTTCTCGGACCCGAGCAAGAGTTCGGCGGAGAAGGATATCAAGAGGCAGACGTTGTTGGATCTTGTAGATTTCGTCGATTCGAGCAGTTCACGTTTCTCCGAGGCCGTGATTGCTGCCTGCTCGAGGATGTTTGCAGTCAACTTGTTCCGGGTGTTCCCTCCGAATTACAGGTCCGGTTCTGGTGGTGGCGAGGGTGATGAGGATGAGCCGATGTTTGATCCTGCATGGTGTCATCTGCAGCTTGTGTATGAGCTGCTGCTGAAATTTATTGGATCCAACTCCCTGGATGCAAAGATAGGGAAGAAGTACTTTGACCACTCCTTCATTGTAAGGCTGCTCAATCTGCTTGACTCTGAGGATCCAAGAGAAAGAGATTGTTTAAAAACTATTCTGCACAGGATTTATGGGAAATTTATGGTTCACCGTCCGTTTATCCGCAAAGCAGTAAGCAATATATTCTACCACTTTGTGTTTGAGACTCAGCGGCATAATGGGATTGCTGAGCTGCTGGAGGTATTTGGCAGCGTTATTAGTGGCTTTGCATTGCCGCTGAAGGAAGAACACAAAATCTTTCTTTGGAGAGTTCTGATTCCTTTACACAAGCCAAAATCAGTTGGCGTGTACCTCCAGCAGTTGACATACTGTGTGACACAGTTTTTAGAAAAGGACCCGAAGCTTGCGGGCTCAATAATTATTGGTTTACTAAGATATTGGCCAATAACAAATAGTCAGAAGGAAGTGATGTTTCTGAGTGAGATCGAAGAGATCCTTGAAGCTACCAGCATGGTAGAGTTCCAGAAATGCATGGTTCCCTTGTTTCGGCGAATCGCTCATTGTGTCAACAGTTCTCACTTCCAG GTTGCTGAAAGAGCACTCTTCATGTGGAACAATGATCACATTATCAGCTTGGTGGCACAAAACCGCCTAGTGATCATGCCCATCATTGTCCCAGCACTAGAACAGAATAGTCAGAATCATTGGAACCAAGCGGTCCTTAATCTGACTGCCAATGTAATGAAGATGTTTTCTGAGATGGACGAGGAACTATTTTCAGCATGCCTAACAAAgtgcaaggaggaagatgatAACCAAGCGTCACTGGAAGAGAAGCGGAGGTTGACATGGGAGAAGCTGGAGTCAGCTGCAGCTCTCCAACCAGTGACCGGCCATACAGCCGTCCTGGTAGGTCGCCAACCGTCAGCAAATTTAATCGCGACGCTTATTTAG